From one Populus alba chromosome 17, ASM523922v2, whole genome shotgun sequence genomic stretch:
- the LOC118031712 gene encoding patatin-like protein 2 translates to MANMQTPRSPIQPPTRGNQITVLSIDGGGIRGIIPGTILAFLESELQKLDGADARLADYFDVISGTSTGGLVTAMLAAPNKLNRPLFAAKDINDFYLENCPKIFPQDSSPFASAANLVKTLRGPKYDGKFLHSIVKEKLGDTWLHQTLTNIVIPTFDIKRLQPTIFSTYNVKNNPSTDALLSDICIGTSAAPTYLPAHYFETKDPSGKVRDFNLIDGGVAANNPTLVAISEVSKAINREGPDSYRMNPMEYGRFLVLSLGTGTAKSEEKYDAEEAAKWGLLGWLTSDHSTPLVDVFTQASADMVDFHISTVFQALNSEENYLRIQDDTLTGTLSSVDVATKENLENLVKVGEELLKKPVSRVNLATGVFEPINKMTNEEALRKLAKLLSREKHLREAKSAVGN, encoded by the exons atggcTAACATGCAAACTCCAAGATCTCCCATTCAACCTCCAACTCGTGGAAACCAGATCACTGTTCTTAGCATCGATGGAGGTGGAATAAGAGGCATTATACCAGGAACTATCCTTGCCTTTTTAGAGTCTGAGCTTCAG AAGCTGGATGGTGCAGATGCAAGGCTTGCAGACTACTTTGATGTGATTTCAGGGACTAGCACTGGCGGCCTCGTGACGGCTATGCTAGCTGCACCGAATAAGCTAAACCGCCCTTTGTTTGCTGCTAAAGACATCAATGACTTCTACCTTGAGAACTGCCCTAAAATATTTCCTCAAGACAG CTCTCCGTTTGCCTCGGCTGCAAATCTGGTAAAGACTCTGAGAGGACCAAAGTATGATGGCAAATTCTTGCATAGTATTGTCAAGGAAAAGTTGGGAGATACATGGCTGCACCAGACATTGACAAATATTgtgatcccaacttttgacatcaAGCGCCTCCAGCCAACTATCTTTTCTACCTATAATGTGAAGAATAACCCATCGACGGATGCCCTTTTGTCTGATATCTGCATTGGAACTTCAGCTGCCCCGACTTATCTTCCTGCCCATTATTTTGAAACCAAAGATCCATCGGGCAAAGTTAGAGATTTCAATCTTATTGATGGTGGTGTGGCAGCAAACAATCCA ACTTTAGTTGCCATCAGTGAAGTTTCAAAAGCAATCAATCGGGAGGGACCTGACTCCTACCGCATGAACCCAATGGAATATGGCCGATTTCTAGTCCTGTCCCTGGGCACTGGTACAGCAAAATCAGAAGAAAAGTACGATGCAGAAGAAGCAGCTAAATGGGGTCTCTTGGGATGGTTGACTAGTGATCATTCTACTCCATTAGTGGATGTTTTCACACAAGCTAGTGCTGACATGGTTGATTTTCATATCTCCACTGTTTTTCAAGCCCTCAACTCTGAGGAAAATTATCTTCGAATTCAG GATGACACATTGACCGGAACGCTTTCATCTGTGGATGTTGCCACGAAAGAGAACTTGGAGAATCTTGTGAAAGTGGGCGAGGAATTGTTGAAGAAGCCAGTTTCAAGGGTGAATTTGGCTACTGGAGTCTTCGAACCTATCAATAAGATGACTAATGAAGAGGCTCTCAGAAA GTTGGCTAAATTACTCTCGAGGGAGAAGCATCTTCGTGAGGCTAAGTCAGCTGTTGGAAATTAA